In Acaryochloris marina S15, a single genomic region encodes these proteins:
- a CDS encoding N-acetyltransferase: MADLGIFRSKDSAIDGARYISRVDASFRLRTLKQQDLSEVAALLCRCFYPQDGWQSWFNPIMQMGIFHDLQSRYSVRLMPFTSLIGAQVAQDVSVESELVGTVEVALKSLSPWLPFAPSVPYISNLAVASQCRCQGVGKQLLFACEELVRQWGHPRLYLHVMDDNTPARRLYAKAGYQLVDSPPAWPNIFFASPKRLLLCKRL, from the coding sequence GTGGCAGATTTAGGTATTTTTCGGTCCAAAGACTCCGCCATTGACGGCGCTCGATATATCAGTCGAGTAGATGCCTCTTTTCGACTGCGTACTTTAAAACAGCAAGATTTGTCTGAGGTGGCAGCCCTTCTTTGTCGGTGTTTTTATCCCCAGGATGGGTGGCAATCGTGGTTTAATCCCATCATGCAAATGGGTATCTTTCACGATCTCCAATCCCGTTACAGCGTTCGCCTAATGCCGTTTACGAGTTTGATTGGCGCTCAGGTTGCCCAGGATGTGTCCGTAGAGTCAGAACTCGTTGGCACCGTTGAGGTAGCCCTGAAATCCTTGTCGCCTTGGTTGCCCTTTGCGCCGTCTGTGCCTTATATCTCCAACCTAGCGGTGGCCTCTCAATGTCGTTGTCAGGGAGTGGGTAAACAGCTCTTGTTTGCCTGTGAAGAACTGGTTCGCCAGTGGGGACATCCTCGTCTATATCTTCATGTCATGGATGACAATACCCCTGCCCGTCGACTGTATGCCAAAGCGGGTTATCAGCTCGTAGACAGCCCACCTGCTTGGCCAAATATCTTTTTTGCGTCTCCTAAACGACTCCTGCTGTGTAAGCGTCTCTAG